In one Neobacillus sp. CF12 genomic region, the following are encoded:
- a CDS encoding GbsR/MarR family transcriptional regulator encodes MNGEKELEIARERVIDAISKNMNLYGVTESIGRLYGALYFQEGPLTLDEMKEELGMSKTSMSTSVRSLLELKMVGKVWKKGVRKDLYRAEPDWYQTFIDFFTIKWRAGISLNISAMQKSLAETQSLLESEDVDNQVKIHAKLDIEKLTAAIDYYEWLNRLVDSFESKEIFEFIPKNADKKTERS; translated from the coding sequence ATGAATGGAGAAAAAGAGCTGGAAATCGCTCGTGAACGGGTAATTGACGCGATTTCTAAGAATATGAATTTATATGGAGTTACCGAATCGATAGGTCGATTATACGGGGCTTTATATTTCCAAGAAGGTCCGTTAACACTCGATGAAATGAAGGAAGAGCTCGGAATGAGTAAGACGAGTATGAGTACATCTGTCCGTAGTTTATTGGAATTAAAGATGGTTGGGAAGGTTTGGAAGAAGGGTGTTAGGAAGGATCTCTACCGAGCTGAACCCGATTGGTATCAAACTTTTATTGATTTCTTTACCATAAAGTGGCGGGCAGGAATATCTCTAAATATTAGTGCTATGCAGAAATCTCTTGCTGAAACTCAATCCCTATTAGAATCTGAAGATGTTGACAATCAGGTGAAAATTCATGCGAAGTTGGATATCGAAAAATTAACTGCTGCAATTGATTATTATGAATGGCTCAATCGCCTAGTAGACAGCTTTGAATCCAAGGAGATTTTTGAATTTATACCCAAAAATGCCGACAAAAAAACGGAGAGATCATAA
- a CDS encoding flavin reductase family protein has translation MDDRFFRNAMGKFATGITVVSTEVDGEAHGMTANAFVSVSLSPKLILVSIDKRARMLPLIQQSKKFAVSFLSSEQQTESMRFAGQIKEETPYNFEQFGDLPVIQGALANMACNLYNEVEAGDHILFIGEVIELKVNEGDPLIYFGGQYRNLTE, from the coding sequence ATGGATGATCGTTTTTTTCGAAATGCAATGGGGAAATTTGCTACAGGGATTACTGTTGTTTCAACGGAAGTAGATGGTGAAGCACATGGGATGACAGCAAATGCTTTCGTATCTGTTTCATTAAGTCCTAAACTAATTCTTGTATCCATTGATAAAAGAGCAAGAATGCTTCCTCTAATCCAGCAATCCAAAAAATTTGCGGTAAGTTTCTTATCTTCAGAACAACAAACAGAATCCATGCGTTTTGCCGGACAAATAAAAGAAGAAACTCCATATAACTTCGAGCAGTTTGGAGATTTGCCAGTTATCCAGGGTGCACTTGCAAACATGGCGTGCAATCTTTATAACGAGGTCGAGGCTGGAGATCACATTCTATTTATTGGTGAGGTTATCGAACTTAAGGTGAACGAAGGGGACCCATTGATCTATTTCGGTGGCCAATATCGCAATTTAACAGAATAA
- a CDS encoding DnaJ family domain-containing protein: MSNNKGKYNPYQSNEDLDELKKLPGFGKPLPKNLFSGDIYSNFLKTAKEAGYLPPFVALQKEIKQEMTKLIKMIETGAPEQEINHFIDEMNIKVKKYNLECPTSMQKMLISLEDIELHAKIWQ, from the coding sequence ATGTCGAACAATAAAGGGAAATATAACCCATACCAAAGTAATGAAGATTTAGATGAGTTGAAGAAATTGCCGGGCTTCGGCAAGCCGCTGCCCAAAAATTTGTTTTCCGGTGATATCTACTCAAATTTTCTCAAAACCGCAAAAGAAGCAGGTTATTTACCACCATTTGTTGCCTTACAAAAGGAAATTAAACAAGAGATGACTAAACTCATTAAAATGATTGAAACTGGAGCACCTGAACAAGAAATTAATCACTTTATAGATGAGATGAACATAAAGGTGAAAAAGTATAATTTGGAATGTCCAACGAGTATGCAAAAGATGTTGATCTCCTTAGAGGATATTGAACTTCATGCAAAAATATGGCAATAA